Below is a window of Mycolicibacterium chitae DNA.
GGTCAGCCAGATGAAGGTGAAGCTCAGGTCATCGTCAGCGTCGCCGACGCCGCCGTGCACATGTTCAACGCGGCCATCGAGGACCTGCCCGAACCGGCGGACCCGGAATTCCCGTCGCGCGCCGCGGTGGTGCTGACCGGTCTGCGCAAGCTGGTCGCCTCGTTGACCAAGGCCGCCGAGCGCAATCGCGCCACGCCCGCGGTGATCATCTCGCTGAGCGGGGTCCGCACCACCTACGACAACCTGATGGAACGGGCCGCCGAGGGTCCGGGATCGACTCTGGGACAACGTCTTTACGTGTCCCGCACCCGCGCCAAGCTGACCGCCAAGGAAGCCGCGAACGGTGCCGGCCTGCGCGCCGACCTGATCCGCGCCATCGAGGAAGAGGAACCGACCACCGAGGACGAGACGGCCGCGGTCAAGGAACTGATCGCCGCGCTCGGCGGTTAGTTCGGCACCACTTGGTTCGATACCACCAACACGGGCGCCGGGTCGACCCGCACGTCGACCCGGGTCCCCGGGACCAGGCGTCGTGCCCGGGCCCCGGACATCTGCGCGACGACGTGGGCGCCACCGACCAGCCGCACGCCGACCCGCGAGACGGGCCCGAGGAAGGCCACGTCGGCGACGACGGCCTCGCCCTCGGGTGTCGCGGTCAGCTGCACGGCTTCCGGACGCACCAGGGCCGTCCCCACGCCCCGCACCGAACCCCGCAGCACCGGCACCCGACTGCCCAGCACCCGCACCGTCCCGTCGATCACCCGCGCCGGGATGCGGTTGCTCAGCCCGACGAACTCCGCGACGAACGGGGTGGCCGGCGCCGCGTAAAGCTGCACCGGGCCGGCGATCTGTTCGAGCCGTCCGCGGTTCATCACCCCGACCCGGTCGGCGACGGCCAGCGCCTCCTCCTGATCGTGGGTGACGAACAGCGTGGTGGTGCCGACCTCGGTCTGCACCCGGCGGATCTCCTCGCGCAACTGAACGCGGACCTTGGCGTCCAGCGCCGACAGCGGCTCGTCGAGCAGCAGCACCTGCGGTTCGACCGCCAGCGCCCGCGCCAGGGCCACCCGCTGCTGTTCACCGCCGGACAGTTCGGTGGCGAACTTGTCCCGATGGGCCGCCAGCCCGACCAGGTCCAGCATCTCCAACGCGCGGGAACTCCTCGCGGCCTTGGCCTTTCCGCGCAGCTTGAGCCCGAAGGCGACGTTCTCCAGCACGGTCAGGTGCGGGAACAGGCTGTAGGCCTGGAACACCATGCCCATGTCGCGCCGGTTCGGCGGGACGGCCGTGATGTCCTTGCCGGCCACCGCGATTCGCCCGGCGGTGGGCTCCTCGAGCCCGGCCAGGATGCGCAGCGCGGTGGTCTTGCCGCAACCCGACGGGCCGAGCAATGCCACCAGTTCGCCGGGGGCCAGGTGCAGGCTGAGCCCATCGAGGGCACGGACGCTGCCGTACGTGCGGCTCAGCCCGACGATGTCGACGCCCACCCCGGCGCTCATGCGGGCGCCCCCACCGTCGTCTCCGCGGCGCGCCGGGCCCCGCGGGCACGGCGGGCCAGCAGCGACAACGTCAGCAGCAGCGCGAAACCGAACAGCAGCACCGCCAGCGAGGCCGCCACCGAGGTGGGCCCGTCGCTCTTGCCGATGGCCACGATCTGCACCTGCAGCGTCTCGTAGCCGGACAGCGAGGCAATGGTGTACTCGCCGAGCACCACCGCGACCGAGATGAACGCCGCCGACAGCACGCCGGCCCAGATGTTGGGCAACACCACCCGCACCAGCGTCGTGGTCCAGCCGGCCCCCAGCGAGCGCGCCGCCTCCGTCAGCGTGGCCAGATCGATCCCCCGCAACGCGGAATCCAGGGCGCGGTAGGCGAACGGCAGCACCAGGATGACGTAGACGAAGGTGAGCACCAGGGCGGACTCCCCCAGCAGGTAGGTCACCCACAGGTAGACGTTGCGCAACCCGACCACGATCACCAGCGCCGGGATAGCCAGCGGCAGCAGGCACAGGAACTCCATCAGCCCGTTGGCCCAGGGGGCGCGCAGCCGCACCCAGGTCATCGTCGGCACCAGCAGCACCAGCATCACCGCGACGGTCAGCAGCGCGATCAGCACCGACACCACGATCGCCGAGTACAACGCGTTGTCCGCGAACAGGTTCGACCACGCCGCCAGCGTGCGACCGGCGCCCTGCAGGTCGCGGGTGGAGAAGTCCGCCATGGCGTAGAGCGGAAAGAGGAAGAACAGGCCGAACAGGACCGCGCACACGGTCCGGACGGTCTTGGTGCGCGTGCTCGTCGGTGTCATCGTCGTCGGTGTCATCGCAGCCACCGTGCCGTCCGCCGCATCAGCTGGTTGTAGCCGACCATCACCACCGCGACGACGACGATCATCTCCAACGCCAGGGCGTAGGCGAAGCCGGCCTGCCCCAGCACCACCTCGCTGGTCAGGGCCGAGCGGATCAGCAGCGGCAGGATCGGGCTGCCCTGGCTGACCAGGGCGGCCGCGGTGGCGTAGGCGGCAAAGGCGTTGGCGAACAACAGCAGCGCCGAGGCCAGGAACGCCGGGGCCAGCAGCGGGAAGCCCACCTCGCGCCAGTACTGCCAGGGGGTGGCGCCCAGGCTCACCGCGGCCTCCCGCCACTGCCGGCGCAGGCCGTCCAGTGCGGGTAGGAAGACGATGACCATCAACGGGATCTGGAAGTAGGTGTACACCAGGATCAACCCCGGCAGGCTGTAGAGCCAACCGCCGCCGGCCAGGTCCAGGCCGAACAGATCGGCCGCCCACACGGTCAGCACGCCGTTGAGGCCGATCGTCGCCAGGAAGGCGAAAGCCAGTGCCACCCCGCCGAATTGGGCCAGCACGGCGCACAGCGCCAGCGCGGCCCGGCGGAACATCGAGGTCGCCGGGCAGGACACGATCAGCCAGGCCAGCACCGCGCCGAACACCGCCCCGAGGGCCGCGGTGCTCGCCGAGAGCAGCACGCTGCGCCCGAGCGCGAGCAGCGCCGTCTGGGAGAACAGCGCTCCGATCCGGTCCAAGGAGAACTGGCCGTCGGAGATGAACGCGTTGACGACCACCGTGACGGTGGGGACGATCAGGAAGATCCCGACGAACAGCAGGAACGGCAGCAGCGGGAGCCCGGTGCGAACCCGGCGCCCGACGGTGGAATCAGCCAATTGCCTTGGCCCAGTTGACCGCCAGGTATTTGGTCGCGGCCTCGGTCTGCTCCTGGGTGGGCACCGTGACCATGCCGTCGATGGGTGGCAACCGGTCGAAGGCGGCCGGGTCGAAGGTGGTGGCGTGGATCATCGCGTCGGCGCGCACCGGGCGGACCCCGCCCTGGGCGAACAGGTTCTGTCCCTCGTCGCTGAACAGGAATTCCTGCCACAGCCGGGCGGCGGCCGGGTGCGGAGCGTCGGCGTTGATCGCCTGATAGTAGAAGCCGGCGACGGCGGCGTCGTTGGGCACGAAAACCCGCCAGGTCGGCACCTTGTCGCTCTCGATGCCGTTGAGGTAGTTCCAGTCGATGACCACCGGGGTCTGTCCGGAGGCGATCGTGGCCGGCGTGGGATCCACCGGCAGGAAGTTGCCGGCCTCGTTGAGCTTGCGGAAGAACTCCACGCCCGGGGCGATGTCGTCGGCCGAACCACCCTGCGACACCGCCGCCATCAGGACACCGGAGAAGGCAGCCCCGGCCTGGGTGGGATCGCCGTTCAGGGCAACCTTGCCCTTGAACTCGGGCCCGAGCAGATCGTCGATGCTGGTGACGTCGGGAACGGAGGTGGAGTCGTAGCCCACCGACATGTAGCCGCCGTAGTCGTTGACCCAGGCGCCGTCGGGGTGCTTGAGCCCGGCGGGGATGTCGGCGAACGTCGCGACCTGGTACGGCGCGAACATCGCCTCGTTGGCCAGCGCCACGGACTGCCCCAGGTCGAACACGTCGGGCGCGGTGCTCTTGCCCTGCTGCTGGCGGGCGGCGTTGATCTCGTCCTGGCTGGAGGCATCCGGCTGGGCGGAGTTGACCTTGATGCCGTACTTGTCGCTGAACGCCGCGATGATGGCTCCGTAGTTGGCCCAGTTCGGGGGCAGCGCGATGACGTTGAGTTCTCCCTCGGCCTGGGCGGCCCGGATGAGCGCCTCCATGCCGCCGAAGTCCTGCGCCGAGGTGGCGGTCGCGGCGCCGCTGTCGCCGGTGGATCTCTCCGGGGGTGCGCAACCGGCGGCCAGCAGCAGCGCGAGCGCCGCGGCGGCCAGCACCAGCGGGCGGGGTGTCTTCATGACGAGAACCTTCCGGGGAGCACTCGACGGCGTGCTGTCGCGGCGATGACGACCTGTCGAACACGAACCGACATGCCGGGTGAAAGGTAGTCGCTGCACCGGCCGGCCGCCAGTACCCGGGCCCGTAAAACACGAAATCCCCCAGCTTGCGCTGGGGGATTTCGCGTTACGGACTGATCAGATCAGGTGCGACTGCAGGTCCGGGATCATGGCCTGCAGCTCCCGGCCCCAGTACGCCCAGTTGTGCGTACCGTTCTCCGGGAAGTTGAACACACCGTTGGTACCGCCCGCGGCCAGGTAGTTGTCGCGGAAGGTGATGTTGGTGCGAATGGTCAGGCCCTCCAGGAAGGTGGCCGGCAGGTCGCCGCCGCCCAGCTCGTTGGGCTGGCCGTTACCGCAGTAGATCCAGATGCGGGTGTTGTTGGCGACCAGGCGGTCGATGTTGACCATCGGGTCGTTGCGCTTCCAGGCGCTGTTGGGGTCCTCGGTCTTGCCCCACATGTCGTCGGCCTTGAAGCCGCCGGCGTCACCCATGGAGATGTTGATCAGGAACGGCCACCAGCCCTCGGACGGGTTCAGGAAGCCCGACATCGAGCCGGCGTAGGTGAACTGGTTCGGATGCCAGATGGCCAGCGTCAGCGAGGCCGAACCGGCCATCGACAGGCCGATCGCGGCGTTGTTGGTGGTGCGCACCCCGCGGTTGGCCGACAGCCACTGCGGCAGCTCCGAGGTCAGGAAGGTCTCCCACTTGTAGGTGCGGGTCGGCCCCTTGTTGCGGGCCGGCGCGTACCAGTCGGAGTAGAAGCTCGACTGACCGCCGACGGGCATGATCACCGACAGGCCCGAGTCGAGGAACCACTCGAAGGCCTGGGTGTTGATGTCCCAGCCGTTGAAGTCCTCCTGGGCGCGCAGGCCGTCGAGCAGGTAGACGCCGGGTGAGTTCTCCCCGCCGCTCTGGAACTGGACCTTGATGTCCACGCCCATCGAGGGCGACGGCACCATCAGGTACTCCACCGGCAGACCCGGCCGCGAGAACGCACCCGCGGTGGCGGTGTTCCCTGCGAGGCCGATCAGGCCGGGAAGCGCGGCTGTCGTCACTGCGGCGACGCCGAGCCGGCGGGCCCATTTCCCACGCATCTTTTGAATGAACTTCATACTTGTATCCAGCCAATCTGTGTGTACGACGTAATTCCCGCCGTGTCTTGGACCCAGCCGCATTCCACCGCGGCGGACAACGTCTTCATCGCGGCAAACGGCCTATTCATTACGTCATCGATTCGACACATGAGTTTCCCCTCGACGGGTGACCCTACCTGTAGACCACCCGATTCGATAGTCGAGGGGGTGTCGAAACAGCCAATTCTGCAGCTTAGACCACGGCCGGCCGGCTCCGTTGCCCGCTCCGGATCGGCGCCGAAAATATTGTCTTGACCAGCACCAACAGGGCGCGTCCCGTGTCCCGGGACAGTCCCCGCCGGGGGTGATTCTCAAGCCCTGGACGTCGCGGCGCGCCCGGCCGAACAGATTGCCGCTCGGACCGGGGTATCGCTATGCGCTATTTCAACTCGAAACGAGATCTGCAATTCACCGATTACCACGCGGATTCGTCCCATACTGAACCGATGGCTGTCGACAAGCCGCCCATCCTGCTTCTGCACGGGGTCTTCGGGCGCCCGTCGCTGCTTCGGCCGTGGACCGACTTCTTGACCGCCGCCGGCTACGCCTGCCACACGCCGACGCTGCCCGGTCGCGACCCCGCCGACGAGCAGGTGCTGCGCCGCACCGGCATCGCGGACTGCTTCGAGGTGGCGCTGCGCGCGTTCGACGACATCGATCCCGAACCCGGCACCCCCGGGCACAAGCCCGTCGTCATCGGGCACAGCATGGGCGGGCTGCTGGGGCAGAAGCTGGCCGCGGTGCGCGATCCGGCGGCGCTGGTGCTGCTGGCCTCGATCCCGCCGGGCGTGCTCTGGCCGCAGCCCAAGGTCATGCACAACCTGCTGCCGGTGCTGCCGGCGATCCTCGCGGGCCGGCCGATGCTGCCGTCGGAGCGGACCATGCGCTCGGTGCCGCTGAACACCCTCCCGCGCGCCGAGCAGGACGCCCTGCTTCCCCGCCTCGCCCGGGACTCCGGTCGGGTGTTCCGGGAAATGTCGATGGGAGCCGGATCCACCCGGGTCGCCCCCGAGCATGTTCGCTGCCCGGTGCTGTGTGTCAGCGCCGGCGAGGACCGCAACGTCGCGCCGTGGATCTCTCGGCGGATCGCCCGGCGCTACCGCGCCCAACAGCAGGTCCATCCGGGCCTGCCGCACTGGATCATCGCCGAATCGGCCGTCGACCAAGTGGCCCCGCCGGTGCTCAACTGGCTCGAGCGGACGCTGCGCCGCGCCGAGCGCTGATCGCCTATGGTGCGAAGGTGGCCAACCGTGATCATGGCGACCCCGGCGACGCGCCGACCGTCCCTCCCCCGCTGACCGAGGTCGTCAACCCGGCCCGCCCGTCGGCGGCCGAGGAGGCCCGCACCATCGCGGCCGCCACCAACGCCGGCGTGCTGGCCAGCCTCACCTCGTCCGGGGATCCGTGGGCTTCCTTCATTAC
It encodes the following:
- a CDS encoding ABC transporter ATP-binding protein, whose amino-acid sequence is MSAGVGVDIVGLSRTYGSVRALDGLSLHLAPGELVALLGPSGCGKTTALRILAGLEEPTAGRIAVAGKDITAVPPNRRDMGMVFQAYSLFPHLTVLENVAFGLKLRGKAKAARSSRALEMLDLVGLAAHRDKFATELSGGEQQRVALARALAVEPQVLLLDEPLSALDAKVRVQLREEIRRVQTEVGTTTLFVTHDQEEALAVADRVGVMNRGRLEQIAGPVQLYAAPATPFVAEFVGLSNRIPARVIDGTVRVLGSRVPVLRGSVRGVGTALVRPEAVQLTATPEGEAVVADVAFLGPVSRVGVRLVGGAHVVAQMSGARARRLVPGTRVDVRVDPAPVLVVSNQVVPN
- a CDS encoding ABC transporter permease encodes the protein MTPTSTRTKTVRTVCAVLFGLFFLFPLYAMADFSTRDLQGAGRTLAAWSNLFADNALYSAIVVSVLIALLTVAVMLVLLVPTMTWVRLRAPWANGLMEFLCLLPLAIPALVIVVGLRNVYLWVTYLLGESALVLTFVYVILVLPFAYRALDSALRGIDLATLTEAARSLGAGWTTTLVRVVLPNIWAGVLSAAFISVAVVLGEYTIASLSGYETLQVQIVAIGKSDGPTSVAASLAVLLFGFALLLTLSLLARRARGARRAAETTVGAPA
- a CDS encoding ABC transporter permease encodes the protein MADSTVGRRVRTGLPLLPFLLFVGIFLIVPTVTVVVNAFISDGQFSLDRIGALFSQTALLALGRSVLLSASTAALGAVFGAVLAWLIVSCPATSMFRRAALALCAVLAQFGGVALAFAFLATIGLNGVLTVWAADLFGLDLAGGGWLYSLPGLILVYTYFQIPLMVIVFLPALDGLRRQWREAAVSLGATPWQYWREVGFPLLAPAFLASALLLFANAFAAYATAAALVSQGSPILPLLIRSALTSEVVLGQAGFAYALALEMIVVVAVVMVGYNQLMRRTARWLR
- a CDS encoding ABC transporter substrate-binding protein, with protein sequence MKTPRPLVLAAAALALLLAAGCAPPERSTGDSGAATATSAQDFGGMEALIRAAQAEGELNVIALPPNWANYGAIIAAFSDKYGIKVNSAQPDASSQDEINAARQQQGKSTAPDVFDLGQSVALANEAMFAPYQVATFADIPAGLKHPDGAWVNDYGGYMSVGYDSTSVPDVTSIDDLLGPEFKGKVALNGDPTQAGAAFSGVLMAAVSQGGSADDIAPGVEFFRKLNEAGNFLPVDPTPATIASGQTPVVIDWNYLNGIESDKVPTWRVFVPNDAAVAGFYYQAINADAPHPAAARLWQEFLFSDEGQNLFAQGGVRPVRADAMIHATTFDPAAFDRLPPIDGMVTVPTQEQTEAATKYLAVNWAKAIG
- a CDS encoding esterase family protein; translated protein: MKFIQKMRGKWARRLGVAAVTTAALPGLIGLAGNTATAGAFSRPGLPVEYLMVPSPSMGVDIKVQFQSGGENSPGVYLLDGLRAQEDFNGWDINTQAFEWFLDSGLSVIMPVGGQSSFYSDWYAPARNKGPTRTYKWETFLTSELPQWLSANRGVRTTNNAAIGLSMAGSASLTLAIWHPNQFTYAGSMSGFLNPSEGWWPFLINISMGDAGGFKADDMWGKTEDPNSAWKRNDPMVNIDRLVANNTRIWIYCGNGQPNELGGGDLPATFLEGLTIRTNITFRDNYLAAGGTNGVFNFPENGTHNWAYWGRELQAMIPDLQSHLI
- a CDS encoding alpha/beta hydrolase; this encodes MAVDKPPILLLHGVFGRPSLLRPWTDFLTAAGYACHTPTLPGRDPADEQVLRRTGIADCFEVALRAFDDIDPEPGTPGHKPVVIGHSMGGLLGQKLAAVRDPAALVLLASIPPGVLWPQPKVMHNLLPVLPAILAGRPMLPSERTMRSVPLNTLPRAEQDALLPRLARDSGRVFREMSMGAGSTRVAPEHVRCPVLCVSAGEDRNVAPWISRRIARRYRAQQQVHPGLPHWIIAESAVDQVAPPVLNWLERTLRRAER